The Pseudomonas eucalypticola genome has a window encoding:
- the accD gene encoding acetyl-CoA carboxylase, carboxyltransferase subunit beta has translation MSNWLVDKLIPSIMRSEVKKSSVPEGLWHKCPSCEAVLYRPELEKTLDVCPKCNHHMRIGARARLDIFLDAEGRNELGADLEPVDRLKFRDGKKYKDRLVAAQKQTGEKDALISISGTLLGMPVVCSAFEFSFMGGSMGAIVGERFVRAANYALENRCPMVCFAASGGARMQEALISLMQMAKTSAVLARLREEGLPFISVLTDPVYGGVSASLAMLGDVIVAEPKALVGFAGPRVIEQTVREKLPEGFQRSEFLLEHGAIDMIISRQELRPRLGSLLAQMMGLPTPTFVAAPVEPMVVPPAPATV, from the coding sequence ATGAGCAACTGGTTGGTAGACAAACTGATCCCTTCGATCATGCGTTCCGAGGTGAAGAAAAGCTCGGTCCCTGAAGGCTTGTGGCACAAGTGCCCGTCCTGCGAGGCGGTGCTGTACCGTCCCGAGCTGGAAAAGACCCTGGACGTTTGCCCCAAGTGCAACCACCACATGCGCATCGGCGCGCGTGCACGCCTGGACATTTTCCTGGACGCCGAAGGCCGTAACGAGCTGGGCGCCGACCTGGAGCCGGTAGACCGCCTGAAATTCCGCGACGGCAAGAAATACAAGGACCGCCTGGTCGCGGCGCAGAAGCAGACCGGCGAGAAAGACGCGCTGATTTCCATCAGCGGCACCCTGCTGGGCATGCCGGTGGTGTGCAGTGCCTTCGAGTTCTCCTTCATGGGGGGTTCCATGGGCGCCATCGTCGGCGAGCGCTTCGTGCGCGCGGCCAACTATGCCCTGGAAAACCGCTGCCCGATGGTCTGCTTCGCCGCTTCCGGCGGTGCGCGCATGCAGGAAGCGCTGATCTCGCTGATGCAGATGGCCAAGACCTCGGCCGTGCTGGCGCGCTTGCGTGAGGAAGGCTTGCCGTTCATCTCCGTGCTGACCGACCCGGTGTACGGTGGCGTTTCCGCTTCCCTGGCCATGCTGGGTGACGTGATCGTCGCCGAGCCCAAAGCGCTGGTGGGCTTCGCCGGCCCACGCGTGATCGAACAGACCGTGCGCGAAAAACTGCCCGAAGGCTTCCAGCGCAGTGAGTTCCTGCTGGAACACGGCGCCATCGACATGATCATTTCCCGTCAGGAACTGCGCCCACGCCTGGGCAGCCTGCTGGCGCAAATGATGGGCCTGCCGACGCCAACCTTCGTCGCCGCGCCTGTCGAGCCGATGGTCGTGCCACCGGCGCCTGCCACCGTATGA
- a CDS encoding CvpA family protein has product MAFTWVDWAILAIIAISALISLKRGFVKEALSLLTWIIAGAVAWMFGGALSQYLEGYIQTPSARVIAGCAILFVATLLVGAMVNFLIGELIRVTGLSGTDRFLGTAFGAARGGLLVVVGVGLLSLGPFQQDTWWQQSRLVPQFLLVADWSKNLVLGMTSQWLASGISSPVDLPFKDQLFPAAAKGQ; this is encoded by the coding sequence GTGGCATTTACCTGGGTTGACTGGGCGATACTCGCGATTATCGCCATCTCCGCTTTGATCAGCTTGAAGCGCGGCTTCGTCAAGGAAGCCTTGTCTCTGCTCACCTGGATCATTGCCGGTGCGGTCGCCTGGATGTTCGGAGGCGCTTTGTCCCAGTACCTGGAAGGCTACATCCAGACACCTTCGGCCCGCGTCATCGCTGGCTGCGCCATCCTGTTCGTCGCCACGCTGCTGGTCGGCGCCATGGTCAACTTTCTCATTGGTGAACTGATCCGCGTGACCGGCCTGTCCGGTACCGATCGGTTCCTGGGCACCGCTTTCGGCGCGGCGCGCGGCGGCCTGCTGGTGGTCGTCGGCGTCGGGCTGCTGAGCCTGGGCCCGTTTCAACAAGACACCTGGTGGCAGCAGTCTCGGCTGGTGCCCCAATTTCTATTGGTCGCCGACTGGTCGAAAAACCTCGTTCTGGGGATGACCAGCCAGTGGCTCGCCAGCGGGATCAGCTCACCCGTTGATCTTCCGTTCAAGGACCAGCTCTTTCCTGCCGCCGCCAAGGGGCAGTGA
- a CDS encoding O-succinylhomoserine sulfhydrylase, whose translation MTQEWDAGRLDSDLEGVSFDTLAVRAGQHRTPEGEHSDPLFFTSSYVFRTAADAAARFAGEVPGNVYSRYTNPTVRSFEERIAALEGAEQAVGFATGMAAITAVAMGLCSAGDHVLISQSVFGSTISLFDKYFKRFGIEVEYVPLADLKGWEAAIKPNTKLLFVESPSNPLAELVDITALAEIAHAKGTLLVVDNCFSTPALQQPLKLGADIVVHSATKFIDGQGRCMGGVVAGRAEHMKEMVGVVRTAGASLSPFNAWIFLKGLETLNLRMRAHCASAQALAEWLEQQDGIEKVHYAGLPSHPQHELAKRQMRGGFGGVVSFEVKGGKEGAWRFIDATRLISITANLGDSKTTITHPGTTSHGRLSPAEREAAGIRDSLIRVAVGLEDVGDLQADLARGLAAL comes from the coding sequence ATGACACAGGAATGGGACGCCGGGCGACTGGACAGCGATCTGGAAGGGGTCAGCTTCGACACCCTGGCCGTGCGCGCCGGTCAGCACCGCACGCCGGAAGGCGAACACAGCGACCCGCTGTTCTTCACTTCCAGCTACGTTTTCCGCACCGCTGCCGATGCCGCGGCGCGGTTTGCCGGTGAAGTGCCGGGCAATGTCTATTCGCGCTACACCAACCCGACCGTGCGTTCCTTCGAAGAGCGCATCGCCGCCCTGGAAGGCGCCGAGCAGGCTGTGGGCTTTGCCACCGGCATGGCGGCGATCACCGCCGTGGCCATGGGCCTGTGCAGCGCAGGCGACCACGTGCTGATCTCCCAGAGCGTGTTCGGCTCCACCATCAGCCTGTTCGACAAGTACTTCAAGCGCTTCGGTATTGAAGTGGAATACGTGCCGCTGGCCGACCTGAAAGGGTGGGAAGCCGCTATCAAGCCCAACACCAAGCTGCTGTTCGTCGAGTCGCCGTCCAACCCGCTGGCCGAACTGGTGGATATCACGGCCCTGGCCGAGATCGCCCATGCCAAGGGCACCCTGCTGGTGGTGGACAACTGCTTCAGCACCCCGGCATTGCAACAGCCGCTGAAACTGGGCGCCGACATTGTCGTGCACTCGGCGACCAAGTTCATCGATGGCCAGGGCCGTTGCATGGGCGGCGTGGTCGCCGGCCGCGCCGAGCACATGAAGGAAATGGTCGGCGTGGTGCGTACCGCCGGTGCGTCCCTCAGCCCGTTCAACGCCTGGATCTTCCTCAAGGGCCTGGAAACCCTGAACCTGCGCATGCGCGCCCATTGCGCCAGTGCCCAGGCCCTGGCCGAGTGGCTGGAGCAGCAGGATGGCATCGAGAAGGTGCACTACGCCGGGTTGCCCAGCCACCCGCAGCACGAACTGGCCAAGCGTCAGATGCGCGGCGGCTTCGGTGGCGTGGTCAGCTTCGAGGTGAAGGGGGGCAAGGAGGGCGCCTGGCGCTTCATCGACGCCACACGCCTGATCTCCATCACTGCCAACCTGGGTGACAGCAAGACCACCATCACCCACCCTGGCACCACCTCCCACGGGCGCCTGTCGCCTGCCGAGCGTGAGGCGGCGGGTATCCGCGACAGCCTGATCCGTGTCGCGGTAGGCCTGGAAGACGTCGGCGACCTGCAAGCCGACCTCGCGCGCGGCCTGGCGGCATTGTGA
- a CDS encoding phosphoribosylanthranilate isomerase, which produces MSAVRSKICGITRIEDALAAAEAGAHAIGLVFYAKSPRAVTAEQARAIVAALPPFVTTVGLFVNASRCELTEILEVVPLDLLQFHGDETPADCEGYHRPYIKAVRVRPGEDLEAICKQYANARGILLDTYVAGVPGGTGEAFDWGLVPERLSKPIILAGGLSAANVAEAIAQVKPYAVDVSGGVEVAKGIKDADKIDAFMRAVRSAG; this is translated from the coding sequence ATGTCGGCCGTTCGCAGCAAAATCTGCGGTATTACTCGAATCGAAGACGCGCTGGCAGCGGCTGAGGCAGGTGCGCACGCCATCGGCCTGGTGTTCTACGCCAAAAGCCCCCGCGCGGTCACGGCCGAGCAGGCACGGGCCATCGTCGCCGCGTTGCCACCGTTCGTGACCACCGTGGGGCTGTTCGTCAATGCCAGCCGCTGCGAGTTGACGGAAATCCTCGAGGTGGTGCCCCTGGACCTGCTGCAGTTTCACGGTGACGAGACCCCGGCTGACTGCGAAGGCTACCACCGGCCCTACATCAAGGCCGTGCGGGTGCGCCCGGGTGAAGACCTGGAGGCCATTTGCAAGCAGTACGCCAATGCGCGGGGCATTTTGCTGGACACCTATGTCGCCGGCGTACCGGGTGGCACTGGCGAGGCGTTCGACTGGGGCCTGGTGCCCGAGCGTCTGAGCAAGCCGATCATCCTGGCCGGTGGCCTGTCGGCCGCCAACGTCGCCGAGGCCATCGCCCAGGTCAAACCCTACGCCGTGGATGTCAGCGGTGGGGTAGAGGTGGCCAAGGGCATCAAGGATGCGGACAAGATCGACGCGTTCATGCGTGCCGTTCGCAGCGCCGGGTAA
- a CDS encoding FimV/HubP family polar landmark protein: MVQVRKLVLAIAAASALSSGMARALDLGEVTLKSAANQPLVAEIELLDVRDLAPADIKASLAAPEEFQKAGVNREAFLNDLTFTPVINSGGRSVIRVTSRQPVSEPMLKFLVQVLWPSGRLLRDYSVLVDASRFAPQGAAPVQPTTTPAVTSQTQGREGGYTTNRRDTLWEIAQKNPVPGASVQQTMLAIQALNPDAFVAGNINRLKTGEVLRMPTPQQATALGQGPAIAEVARQNAAWREGRRLGPRAQQLDATRRTGTGDAPAQTEAGDKLSLVAADGSNGQGKAGDRQARLAQAQENLDATRRDNAELKSRMTDLQSQLDKLQKLIQLKNDQLAKLEAAGAAAPATSAAADATPATPGSDAPAPAVNAQLTPPPATEAPATPAAATPDATPAPTAPVAAEPAPVEEKPGLFSRLLTSPIMLGLIAGAAVLILLLAALLLARRRKAQLEAEKHMRMARALAEENAFTEDLDLPASSFEGLETPPPSVKLAPAMVAASAAAAVAAAEPAPVVAHAHSDVIPTPPLRPAAEPVAPAPVVEPLVARVIEPSATTAPHDVLAEADRLIAEGHYNQAEDLLEPAVSAEPERSDLRLKLMEAYAHQGDRNAFISEERKLVANGQNHAAVEGLKARFPAMLGVAIAAASAAAVAAELDAQYVKDLLMDEPGAADPIDDTFDSDFDLNLDDELTAPAEPDLDIADFDDDLLLDEPQPLDPPVAEPLASSPSALDEDDLDFEALLAEHAKPVEEAPLDDLTDFDLDVADDEPAVPTKDPELGAPLADLESDPDLEAPQVPPAPVDDLELPEDFDLSLAEEMDSAADQHEAKLGDVSAELDRLSASLEQPPIAEPFKAPPAELDSLDDLPPFEDDFDYLSGTDEAATKLDLARAYIEMGDHDGARDILDEVVKEGTEGQQTEAREMLSRLV; the protein is encoded by the coding sequence ATGGTTCAAGTTCGCAAACTGGTGTTAGCAATAGCCGCCGCCTCGGCGCTGTCATCCGGTATGGCGCGTGCACTGGATCTGGGCGAAGTCACCTTGAAGTCGGCGGCCAACCAGCCACTGGTGGCCGAAATCGAGCTGCTCGACGTGCGCGACCTGGCGCCGGCCGACATCAAGGCCAGCCTGGCCGCGCCCGAAGAGTTCCAGAAGGCCGGCGTGAACCGCGAAGCGTTCCTCAATGACCTGACCTTTACCCCGGTGATCAACAGCGGCGGGCGCAGCGTTATCCGTGTCACCTCCCGGCAGCCGGTCAGCGAACCGATGCTCAAGTTCCTCGTGCAGGTGCTGTGGCCCAGTGGCCGGCTGTTGCGTGACTACAGTGTTCTGGTCGACGCGTCCAGGTTCGCCCCCCAGGGCGCGGCGCCCGTGCAGCCCACCACCACGCCTGCGGTCACCAGCCAGACCCAGGGGCGCGAAGGTGGCTATACCACCAACCGCCGTGACACCTTGTGGGAAATTGCCCAGAAGAACCCGGTGCCGGGTGCGTCGGTGCAGCAGACCATGCTGGCCATCCAGGCGTTGAACCCCGATGCCTTCGTGGCGGGTAACATCAACCGGCTCAAGACCGGCGAAGTGCTGCGCATGCCCACCCCGCAACAGGCCACGGCCCTGGGTCAGGGGCCGGCCATCGCCGAAGTGGCACGGCAGAACGCCGCCTGGCGGGAAGGCCGCCGCCTGGGCCCGCGCGCCCAGCAACTGGATGCGACCCGGCGCACGGGGACCGGCGACGCTCCGGCGCAGACCGAAGCGGGCGACAAGCTCAGCCTAGTGGCCGCCGACGGCAGCAATGGCCAGGGCAAGGCGGGCGACCGCCAGGCGCGCCTGGCCCAGGCCCAGGAGAACCTGGACGCCACCCGCCGCGACAATGCCGAGCTGAAAAGCCGCATGACCGATTTGCAGAGCCAGTTGGACAAGCTGCAGAAGCTGATCCAGCTCAAGAATGACCAACTGGCCAAGCTGGAAGCGGCCGGTGCCGCGGCGCCGGCCACGTCGGCCGCGGCTGACGCCACCCCGGCGACACCCGGCAGCGATGCGCCGGCGCCAGCGGTCAACGCGCAGCTGACCCCACCGCCCGCCACCGAGGCGCCAGCGACACCTGCCGCTGCCACCCCGGACGCCACACCCGCACCGACCGCCCCCGTGGCGGCCGAACCTGCGCCAGTGGAAGAAAAGCCGGGCCTGTTCTCGCGCCTGCTCACCAGCCCGATCATGCTCGGCCTGATCGCCGGTGCCGCGGTACTGATCCTGCTGTTGGCCGCGCTGCTGCTGGCACGCCGGCGCAAGGCGCAGCTGGAAGCCGAAAAACACATGCGCATGGCCCGTGCCCTGGCCGAGGAAAACGCCTTCACCGAAGACCTCGACCTGCCTGCCAGCAGTTTCGAGGGCCTGGAAACCCCGCCGCCCAGCGTGAAGCTGGCGCCGGCCATGGTGGCTGCTTCCGCCGCGGCAGCGGTAGCGGCCGCTGAGCCGGCCCCGGTGGTGGCGCACGCGCATTCGGACGTCATTCCCACGCCGCCGCTGCGTCCGGCCGCCGAGCCGGTAGCGCCGGCGCCCGTGGTCGAGCCGTTGGTGGCCCGGGTGATCGAGCCGTCCGCCACCACCGCGCCTCATGATGTGCTGGCCGAGGCCGACCGGTTGATCGCCGAGGGGCACTACAACCAGGCTGAAGACCTGCTCGAACCGGCCGTCAGCGCCGAACCGGAGCGCAGCGACCTGCGCCTGAAGCTGATGGAAGCCTATGCACACCAAGGTGACCGCAACGCGTTCATCAGCGAAGAGCGCAAGCTGGTCGCCAATGGCCAGAACCACGCGGCCGTCGAAGGCCTGAAGGCGCGTTTCCCGGCCATGCTCGGGGTGGCCATCGCCGCCGCCAGCGCAGCCGCCGTCGCCGCCGAACTGGATGCCCAGTACGTCAAGGACCTGTTGATGGACGAACCCGGTGCCGCCGACCCGATCGACGACACCTTCGACAGCGACTTCGACCTGAACCTGGACGACGAACTGACGGCTCCTGCCGAGCCGGACCTGGACATCGCCGATTTCGACGATGACCTGCTGCTCGACGAGCCACAACCCCTCGACCCGCCGGTCGCCGAGCCCCTGGCGTCCAGCCCCTCGGCGCTGGACGAAGACGACCTGGACTTCGAGGCTCTGCTGGCCGAACACGCCAAGCCGGTGGAAGAAGCGCCGCTGGACGACCTGACCGACTTCGACCTGGACGTGGCCGATGACGAGCCCGCCGTTCCCACCAAGGACCCGGAGCTGGGTGCGCCACTGGCCGATCTCGAGAGCGATCCGGACCTGGAGGCGCCCCAGGTGCCGCCGGCCCCGGTCGATGACCTGGAGCTGCCGGAAGACTTCGATTTGTCCCTGGCCGAGGAAATGGACAGCGCCGCTGACCAGCATGAAGCCAAGCTGGGCGATGTCAGTGCCGAACTGGACAGGTTGTCGGCCAGCCTGGAGCAGCCGCCCATCGCCGAGCCGTTCAAGGCGCCACCGGCGGAACTGGACAGCCTGGACGACCTGCCGCCGTTCGAAGACGACTTCGACTATCTGTCGGGCACCGATGAGGCCGCCACCAAACTGGACCTGGCCCGCGCCTACATCGAGATGGGCGACCACGACGGTGCACGCGACATCCTCGACGAAGTGGTCAAGGAAGGCACCGAAGGCCAGCAGACCGAAGCCCGCGAGATGCTTTCGCGCCTGGTGTAA
- the truA gene encoding tRNA pseudouridine(38-40) synthase TruA produces the protein MAADGFTRIALGVEYKGSRYRGWQRQASGVLTVQETLEKALSIVADSPVDLMCAGRTDAGVHACGQVVHFDTRAVRSMKAWTMGANINLPHDISVTWAQEMPSNFHARFKAIARRYRYVIYNDQIRPAHLGEEITWNHRPLDVDRMAQAAEYLVGTHDFSAFRAGQCQAKSPIKQMHHVRVSRHGKMIVLDIRANAFLHHMVRNIAGVLMTIGAGERPVEWMREVLESRERRSGGVTAHPYGLYLVQVEYRDEFPLPERYIGPHFLTGFDTLPG, from the coding sequence ATCGCTGCCGATGGCTTCACCCGCATCGCCCTGGGCGTGGAATACAAGGGTTCGCGCTACCGCGGCTGGCAGCGCCAGGCCTCGGGCGTGCTGACCGTGCAGGAAACCCTGGAGAAGGCCCTTTCCATCGTCGCCGACTCGCCGGTGGACCTGATGTGTGCCGGGCGTACCGACGCCGGCGTGCACGCCTGCGGCCAGGTGGTGCATTTCGATACGCGCGCCGTGCGCTCCATGAAGGCCTGGACCATGGGCGCCAACATCAACCTGCCCCATGACATCAGCGTCACCTGGGCCCAGGAGATGCCGTCCAACTTTCACGCCCGCTTCAAGGCCATTGCCCGCCGCTACCGCTACGTGATCTACAACGACCAGATCCGCCCGGCGCATCTGGGTGAGGAGATCACCTGGAACCACCGCCCGCTGGACGTCGACCGCATGGCCCAGGCCGCCGAGTACCTGGTGGGCACCCATGATTTCAGTGCCTTCCGGGCGGGCCAGTGCCAGGCCAAGTCGCCGATCAAGCAGATGCACCACGTGCGCGTCAGCCGCCACGGCAAGATGATCGTGCTCGATATCCGTGCCAATGCCTTCCTGCACCACATGGTGCGCAACATCGCCGGCGTGCTGATGACCATCGGCGCCGGCGAGCGTCCGGTGGAGTGGATGCGCGAGGTGCTGGAAAGCCGCGAGCGCCGCAGCGGCGGTGTCACCGCGCACCCTTATGGCCTGTACCTCGTGCAAGTGGAATACCGCGACGAGTTCCCGCTGCCGGAGCGCTACATCGGCCCGCACTTCCTGACAGGCTTCGATACATTGCCGGGCTGA
- the folC gene encoding bifunctional tetrahydrofolate synthase/dihydrofolate synthase: MTERTLGEWLAYLEQLHPAAIDMGLDRCQQVLARLGLGRLAPRVITVTGTNGKGSTCAFVASLLKAQGLKVGVYASPHLLRYNERVLIDGVEVDDARLCEAFAALEAARGEISLTYFEMGTLAAFWLFKQAGLDAVVLEVGLGGRLDAVNLIDADLSLITSVGLDHADYLGNTRESVGFEKAGILRAGRPALCGDLEPPHTVLDKVAELACPFFLRGQDYDLAIGDNQWQWRGRDLDGQPVVLDGLPLLDLPMENAALALQAYRLTGLPWDAPQLVAALLATRVMGRLDRRQVVWQGKRLNLLLDVGHNPHAAEYLARRLASKPPAGRRLAVFGLLADKDLHGVLAPLASLVGHWAVTPLPTSRTRPAAELEQALANLGASVTSYASVAEAIEAQCAQATVEDEILLFGSFYCVGEALEWLARHATEEVADGFAG, from the coding sequence ATGACCGAACGTACCCTGGGCGAGTGGCTCGCTTATCTGGAGCAGTTGCACCCGGCGGCCATCGACATGGGCCTGGACCGCTGCCAGCAAGTGCTGGCGCGGCTGGGGCTGGGTCGCCTGGCGCCTCGGGTCATTACCGTCACCGGTACCAACGGCAAGGGTTCCACCTGTGCCTTTGTCGCCTCGCTGCTCAAGGCCCAGGGCCTGAAGGTTGGCGTCTACGCGTCGCCGCACCTGCTGCGTTACAACGAGCGGGTGCTGATCGATGGCGTCGAAGTCGACGATGCCCGGCTGTGCGAGGCCTTCGCGGCGCTCGAAGCGGCCCGTGGCGAGATTTCCCTCACCTACTTCGAAATGGGCACCCTGGCGGCCTTCTGGCTGTTCAAGCAGGCCGGGCTCGACGCCGTGGTGCTGGAAGTGGGCCTGGGTGGGCGGCTGGATGCCGTCAACCTGATCGATGCCGACCTGTCGCTGATCACCAGCGTGGGCCTGGACCACGCCGATTACCTGGGTAACACCCGCGAATCGGTGGGTTTCGAGAAAGCGGGTATCCTGCGTGCCGGGCGCCCGGCGCTGTGCGGCGACCTGGAGCCGCCGCACACGGTGCTCGACAAGGTGGCCGAGCTGGCGTGCCCATTCTTCCTGCGTGGCCAGGACTATGACCTGGCCATCGGTGACAACCAGTGGCAGTGGCGCGGCCGCGACCTGGATGGCCAGCCGGTGGTGCTGGACGGCCTGCCGTTGCTGGACCTGCCCATGGAAAACGCCGCGTTGGCGCTGCAGGCCTACCGCCTCACAGGCCTGCCCTGGGATGCGCCGCAACTGGTCGCGGCCTTGCTGGCGACCCGGGTCATGGGGCGCCTGGACCGGCGCCAGGTGGTGTGGCAAGGCAAGCGCCTGAACCTGTTGCTGGACGTGGGCCACAACCCGCACGCTGCCGAGTACCTGGCCCGGCGCCTGGCCAGCAAGCCGCCGGCTGGCCGCCGCCTGGCGGTGTTCGGCCTGCTGGCCGACAAGGACCTGCACGGCGTGCTGGCACCTCTGGCAAGCCTTGTCGGCCACTGGGCGGTCACGCCGCTGCCAACCTCGCGTACTCGCCCGGCCGCCGAGCTTGAACAGGCGCTGGCGAACCTTGGTGCGTCGGTGACGTCCTATGCCAGCGTTGCCGAGGCCATCGAGGCCCAGTGCGCGCAGGCGACGGTCGAGGATGAAATCCTGCTGTTCGGATCTTTTTATTGTGTCGGCGAGGCCCTGGAATGGCTGGCGCGGCATGCCACGGAGGAAGTTGCGGATGGCTTTGCTGGATAA
- the purF gene encoding amidophosphoribosyltransferase: protein MCGIVGIVGKSNVNQALYDALTVLQHRGQDAAGIVTSHDGRLFLRKDNGLVRDVFQQRHMQRLVGNMGIGHVRYPTAGSSTSAEAQPFYVNSPYGITLAHNGNLTNVEQLAKEIYESDLRHVNTSSDSEVLLNVFAHELAVRGKLQPTEEDVFAAVADVHKRCRGGYAVVAMITGYGIVGFRDPNAIRPIVFGQRHTDEGVEYMIASESVSLDVLGFTLIRDLAPGEAVYITEDGKLHTRQCAPNPKYAPCIFEHVYLARPDSIIDGISVYKARLRMGEKLADKILRERPDHDIDVVIPIPDTSRTAALELANHLGVKFREGFVKNRYIGRTFIMPGQAARKKSVRQKLNAIELEFRGKNVMLVDDSIVRGTTCKQIIQMAREAGAKNVYFCSAAPAVRYPNVYGIDMPSAHELIAHNRSTQEVADLIGADWLIYQDLPDLIDAVGGGKVKIEHFDCAVFDGQYVTGDIDDKYLNKIEQARNDASKIKTQAVSAIIDLYNN from the coding sequence ATGTGTGGCATCGTCGGTATCGTCGGTAAGTCGAACGTCAATCAGGCGCTGTATGACGCGCTAACCGTCCTCCAGCACCGCGGCCAGGACGCTGCCGGTATTGTGACCAGCCATGATGGCCGGTTATTCCTGCGCAAGGACAACGGGTTGGTGCGTGATGTTTTCCAGCAGCGCCATATGCAGCGCCTGGTGGGCAACATGGGGATCGGCCACGTCCGTTACCCGACCGCGGGCAGCTCGACCTCGGCCGAGGCCCAGCCGTTCTACGTCAACTCGCCGTATGGCATCACCCTGGCGCACAACGGCAACCTGACCAACGTTGAACAGTTGGCCAAGGAAATCTACGAATCGGACCTGCGTCACGTCAACACCAGCTCCGACTCCGAAGTGCTGCTCAACGTGTTCGCCCACGAGCTGGCGGTGCGCGGCAAGCTGCAGCCCACCGAGGAAGACGTGTTCGCTGCCGTCGCCGACGTGCACAAGCGCTGCCGTGGCGGCTACGCCGTGGTGGCCATGATCACCGGCTACGGCATCGTCGGTTTCCGCGACCCGAACGCCATCCGCCCGATCGTCTTCGGCCAGCGCCACACCGACGAAGGCGTGGAGTACATGATCGCCTCCGAGAGCGTGTCCCTGGACGTGCTGGGCTTCACCCTGATCCGCGACCTGGCCCCGGGCGAAGCGGTGTACATCACCGAAGACGGCAAGCTGCACACCCGCCAGTGCGCGCCGAACCCGAAATACGCACCGTGCATCTTCGAACACGTGTACCTGGCGCGTCCGGACTCGATCATCGACGGCATCTCGGTCTACAAGGCGCGCCTGCGCATGGGCGAGAAGCTGGCCGACAAGATCCTGCGCGAGCGTCCGGACCACGACATCGACGTGGTCATCCCTATTCCGGACACCAGCCGCACCGCGGCGCTGGAACTGGCCAACCACCTGGGCGTGAAATTCCGCGAAGGCTTCGTCAAGAACCGCTACATCGGCCGTACCTTCATCATGCCCGGCCAGGCCGCGCGCAAGAAATCGGTCCGCCAGAAGCTCAATGCCATCGAGCTGGAATTCCGCGGCAAGAACGTGATGCTGGTGGACGACTCGATCGTGCGCGGCACCACCTGCAAGCAGATCATCCAGATGGCGCGCGAAGCGGGCGCCAAGAACGTCTACTTCTGTTCCGCCGCCCCGGCCGTTCGCTATCCGAACGTCTACGGCATCGACATGCCAAGCGCCCACGAACTGATCGCCCACAACCGCAGCACCCAGGAAGTGGCCGACCTGATCGGCGCCGACTGGCTGATCTACCAGGACCTGCCGGACCTGATCGACGCCGTGGGTGGCGGCAAGGTCAAGATCGAGCATTTCGACTGCGCGGTGTTCGACGGCCAGTACGTCACCGGTGACATCGACGACAAGTACCTGAACAAGATCGAACAGGCGCGTAACGATGCCTCGAAGATCAAGACCCAGGCTGTCAGCGCGATCATTGATCTGTACAACAACTGA
- a CDS encoding SPOR domain-containing protein, which translates to MALLDNVFKQRMVGALVLIALAVIFLPMLFSRQDEQRQVRVDAPEAPQAPVVQQVKVEPVPVPEQQNLPQDAESVEAQAAPTAPPPSMPVAPAPPAPPSQRAPVQTQAQAPAPAPKPAPVAKPAPAPAPVAKADPAASKIDANGLPVSWAVQLASLSNRASADSLQKSLRSQGYNAYVRSADGMNRVFVGPLIERAEAERLRDLISRQQNVKGFVVRFQPERN; encoded by the coding sequence ATGGCTTTGCTGGATAACGTGTTCAAGCAGCGAATGGTCGGTGCCCTGGTGCTGATCGCCTTGGCGGTGATCTTCCTGCCGATGCTGTTTTCCCGTCAGGACGAGCAGCGCCAGGTGCGTGTCGACGCGCCTGAGGCGCCCCAGGCGCCGGTTGTCCAGCAGGTCAAGGTCGAGCCGGTGCCGGTCCCTGAACAGCAGAACCTGCCCCAGGACGCCGAGTCGGTGGAGGCCCAGGCGGCCCCCACTGCGCCACCGCCCTCCATGCCTGTGGCCCCGGCACCGCCTGCGCCACCTTCCCAGCGCGCTCCCGTGCAGACTCAGGCCCAGGCCCCTGCGCCGGCACCCAAGCCAGCACCCGTTGCCAAGCCGGCTCCCGCCCCGGCGCCCGTGGCCAAGGCCGACCCTGCCGCCAGCAAGATCGACGCCAATGGTCTGCCCGTCAGCTGGGCCGTGCAGTTGGCCAGCCTGTCCAACCGCGCCAGCGCCGACAGCCTGCAGAAAAGCCTGCGCAGCCAGGGCTATAATGCCTATGTACGTTCGGCCGATGGCATGAACCGGGTCTTCGTCGGGCCGCTGATCGAGCGTGCCGAGGCCGAGCGCCTGCGTGACCTGATCAGCCGCCAGCAGAACGTCAAGGGCTTCGTGGTGAGGTTCCAGCCCGAACGCAACTGA